Genomic window (Streptomyces sp. NBC_01431):
ACTTGCCGACCATCGCCGCCACCCGCGAAGCCAGGTTGCCGTAGTCGTTGGCGAGTTCGGAGGTGTAGCGGGCGGTGAAGTCCTCCCAGGAGAACGAGCCGTCCTGGCCGAAGGCGATCGCCCGCAGGAAGTACCAGCGGTAGGCGTCCACACCGAAGTGCGAGGTGAGGTCCTGCGGCTTGATGCCCGTCAGGTTGGACTTCGACATCTTCTCGCCGCCGACCATCAGCCAGCCGTTGGCGGCGACCTTCCCCGGCACCGGAAGCCCGTTGGCCATCAGCATCGCGGGCCAGATGATCGCGTGGAAGCGCAGGATGTCCTTGCCGACCAGGTGCACGTCGGCCGGGAAGATCTCGTCGAAGCGGGCCTGGTCGGCGCCGTACCCGACAGCCGTCGCGTAGTTGAGCAGCGCGTCCACCCACACGTAGATCACGTGCTTGGTGTCCCACGGCACCGGTACGCCCCAGTCGAACGTGGACCGCGAGATCGACAGGTCCTGAAGCCCCTGCCGCACGAAGTTCAGGACCTCGTTGCGGGCCGACTCGGGCTGGATGAAGCCGGGGTTCGCCTCGTAGAACTCAAGGAGCTTCGGGCCGTACTCGCTCAGCTTGAAGAAGTAGTTCTCCTCCTTGAGGAGCTCCACCGGCTTCTTGTGGATGGCGCACAGCTCGGTGCCGTCATCGGACTTGATCAGGTCGCCGGGGAGCTTGTACTCCTCGCAGCCCACGCAGTACGGGCCCTCGTAGCCGCCCTTGTAGATCTCGCCCTTGTCGTACAGGTCCTGCACGAACTCCTGCACCCGGTCGGTGTGCCGCTTCTCGGTGGTCCGGATGAAATCGTCGTTGGCGATGTTCA
Coding sequences:
- the metG gene encoding methionine--tRNA ligase, yielding MPSPTYYVSTPIYYVNDAPHLGHAYTTVAGDVLTRWHRQRGEKVWYLTGTDEHGQKIMRTAEANGVTPQQWCDKLVGEAWQPLWEHLNIANDDFIRTTEKRHTDRVQEFVQDLYDKGEIYKGGYEGPYCVGCEEYKLPGDLIKSDDGTELCAIHKKPVELLKEENYFFKLSEYGPKLLEFYEANPGFIQPESARNEVLNFVRQGLQDLSISRSTFDWGVPVPWDTKHVIYVWVDALLNYATAVGYGADQARFDEIFPADVHLVGKDILRFHAIIWPAMLMANGLPVPGKVAANGWLMVGGEKMSKSNLTGIKPQDLTSHFGVDAYRWYFLRAIAFGQDGSFSWEDFTARYTSELANDYGNLASRVAAMVGKYFGGELPASSADGDAEKAVQEGLAKAVAEADRRIGDELDFQGGILAVFDFVKQVNGYLTEQEPWKVAKDESAEGRARLATILYTAAESLRGVAVLLNPVMPETSQKLWESLGAEAALGALDGRRVQEAGGWGQLAPGAKVTKGAVLFPRLEEKPA